A stretch of Anaeromyxobacter dehalogenans 2CP-1 DNA encodes these proteins:
- a CDS encoding nuclear transport factor 2 family protein → MTRDEMDRLVDRHFEQEAHDDLDGVLSTFTEDLQHRCVGSTCGPLSGKEAVRGFYRQLFEDLRGEGVRPIARRYGEGFLVDETEWTGTIADASFCGLAGWSGRATFRMLHVFELRGDRISREELWFDVAALRAQLAPPVRGQRGDAAAARDAATLG, encoded by the coding sequence ATGACCCGGGACGAGATGGATCGGCTGGTGGACCGGCACTTCGAGCAGGAGGCGCACGACGACCTCGACGGCGTGCTGTCCACGTTCACCGAGGACCTGCAGCACCGCTGCGTGGGATCGACCTGCGGGCCGCTCTCCGGGAAGGAGGCCGTCCGGGGCTTCTACCGCCAGCTGTTCGAGGATCTGCGCGGCGAGGGCGTGCGCCCCATCGCGCGCCGGTACGGCGAGGGGTTCCTGGTGGACGAGACCGAGTGGACCGGGACGATCGCCGACGCGAGCTTCTGCGGGCTGGCCGGATGGTCCGGGCGCGCCACGTTCCGGATGCTGCACGTGTTCGAGCTGCGCGGCGACCGGATCTCGCGGGAGGAGCTGTGGTTCGACGTGGCCGCGCTCCGGGCGCAGCTCGCGCCGCCGGTGCGCGGCCAGCGCGGCGACGCGGCAGCGGCGCGCGACGCCGCGACCCTGGGGTGA